In the Acidovorax sp. A79 genome, one interval contains:
- a CDS encoding Wzy polymerase domain-containing protein gives MLFDAIAAPLALLAVVLPFLFAFTDSPISNFWPVLVSWVCVAVLLLLGAWSVHAEAPRRGGRAWWGMLLAGGLGAAAVVASAIGLVQYVAGDVGLGPWIHASVPGQAVGNLRQRNQQATLLSLGTWAWLWWALHARPSHAGERGGEAPGPGRWPPSTALSNVLAAAALAGIAVGEAATASRTVAVQWLLILGLLVLWRGPGRGSALRMGAVGLSIFLAAAWLLPELLWQFQGVRADALFHRFTDGAHACTSRRVLWSNMFTLIAQKPWLGWGWGELDYAHYITLFPGERFCVLLDNAHNLPLHLAVELGLPAALALCGAFVAWCVHARPWRETDPARQLAWGALAIIGLHSMLEYPLWYGPFQLVALLSVALLAWPRRAAGGPARGAGLAGLVGAVAVLAVCGVAAWDYHRVSQFYKPSAQRAPAYRDDLPGRVSSSVMFASQLDFARLTTMALSRDNAQQMNALAHELLHYSPEPRVIEALIESAVMLGKDDEAAFHMKRYRIAYPDDHARWMGAGGAGASRAR, from the coding sequence ATGCTTTTTGATGCCATTGCCGCACCGCTGGCGTTGCTCGCAGTGGTCTTGCCGTTCCTCTTCGCCTTCACCGACTCCCCGATCTCCAATTTCTGGCCCGTGCTGGTGTCGTGGGTGTGCGTGGCCGTGCTCCTGCTGCTGGGGGCCTGGTCGGTGCACGCGGAGGCACCCCGGCGCGGAGGGCGCGCCTGGTGGGGAATGCTGCTGGCGGGCGGGCTGGGCGCGGCCGCGGTCGTGGCCAGCGCCATCGGACTTGTCCAGTACGTGGCGGGCGATGTGGGCCTGGGCCCCTGGATCCACGCCTCCGTGCCCGGGCAGGCCGTGGGCAATCTGCGCCAGCGCAACCAGCAGGCGACCTTGCTCAGCCTGGGCACATGGGCCTGGCTGTGGTGGGCGCTGCATGCCCGGCCGTCCCACGCAGGGGAACGCGGCGGGGAAGCGCCGGGCCCGGGGCGGTGGCCGCCATCCACCGCGCTCTCGAACGTGCTTGCTGCGGCAGCGCTGGCGGGGATCGCCGTGGGCGAGGCCGCCACGGCGTCGCGGACAGTCGCCGTGCAGTGGCTGCTCATCCTGGGGCTGCTGGTGCTGTGGCGGGGGCCCGGCAGGGGCAGCGCGCTGCGCATGGGCGCGGTCGGGCTTTCGATTTTTCTCGCGGCCGCATGGCTGCTGCCCGAGCTGCTCTGGCAGTTCCAGGGCGTCCGTGCAGATGCGCTGTTCCATCGCTTCACCGATGGCGCGCACGCGTGCACCAGCCGCCGGGTGCTGTGGTCCAACATGTTCACCCTGATCGCGCAAAAGCCCTGGCTGGGCTGGGGCTGGGGGGAGCTGGACTATGCGCACTACATCACGCTGTTCCCCGGCGAGCGCTTTTGCGTGCTGCTGGACAACGCGCACAACCTGCCCCTGCACCTGGCCGTGGAGCTGGGCCTGCCGGCGGCCCTGGCGCTGTGCGGGGCGTTCGTGGCCTGGTGCGTGCACGCCCGGCCTTGGCGCGAGACCGATCCCGCGCGCCAGCTGGCCTGGGGTGCCCTGGCGATCATCGGGCTGCACAGCATGCTGGAGTACCCGCTGTGGTACGGGCCTTTTCAGCTGGTGGCCCTGCTGTCGGTGGCGCTGCTGGCCTGGCCGCGGCGGGCGGCGGGCGGCCCCGCGCGGGGGGCGGGGCTTGCGGGGCTGGTGGGGGCCGTGGCGGTCCTCGCCGTGTGCGGCGTTGCCGCCTGGGACTACCACCGCGTGAGCCAGTTCTACAAGCCCAGCGCGCAAAGGGCCCCGGCGTACCGGGATGACCTGCCTGGCCGGGTGTCCTCTTCCGTGATGTTTGCGAGCCAGCTGGACTTCGCGCGCCTCACCACGATGGCGCTCTCGCGGGACAACGCGCAGCAGATGAATGCCCTGGCCCACGAGCTGCTCCATTACTCTCCCGAGCCCCGCGTCATCGAGGCACTGATCGAAAGCGCCGTGATGCTGGGCAAGGACGATGAAGCCGCGTTCCACATGAAGCGCTACCGCATCGCCTACCCGGACGACCATGCCCGCTGGATGGGGGCGGGTGGCGCCGGGGCGTCCCGCGCCCGCTGA
- a CDS encoding metallophosphoesterase, translated as MRIALLSDLHLSVQPLALAVPDADVVVLAGDLQRPAQAMAWARQLGLPTVFVAGNHEFYGSDLVTTMAQLRAHAEGSGVRVLERGEWRHGGVRFLGCTLWSDYRLFDSPQQRDETLAKAVELVRDFTRIRVAPEFPQPFTPAVSQMLFDQSVAWLEERFAEPFDGPSVVVTHFAPARGSIASQFAGSPLNACFVSDLEERILRWQPRLWLHGHVHDSFDYTIGATRVVANPRGYAPQGVVENKAFAPGLVLEI; from the coding sequence ATGAGAATCGCCCTGCTTTCCGACCTGCACCTGTCCGTGCAGCCCCTGGCCCTTGCCGTGCCCGACGCCGACGTGGTGGTGCTGGCCGGAGACCTGCAGCGGCCCGCGCAGGCCATGGCGTGGGCACGGCAGCTGGGACTGCCCACGGTCTTCGTGGCGGGCAACCACGAGTTCTACGGCTCGGACCTCGTGACCACCATGGCGCAGCTGCGCGCGCATGCCGAGGGCAGCGGCGTGCGGGTGCTCGAACGTGGCGAGTGGCGCCACGGCGGCGTGCGTTTCCTGGGGTGCACGCTGTGGTCGGACTACCGGCTTTTTGACTCGCCGCAGCAACGCGACGAGACCCTGGCCAAGGCCGTGGAGCTGGTGCGCGACTTCACCCGCATCCGCGTGGCGCCCGAATTTCCCCAGCCGTTCACCCCCGCGGTGTCGCAGATGCTCTTCGACCAGTCCGTCGCCTGGCTGGAAGAGCGTTTTGCCGAGCCGTTTGACGGCCCCAGCGTGGTCGTCACGCACTTCGCGCCGGCGCGCGGCAGCATTGCCAGCCAGTTCGCCGGCTCGCCGCTCAATGCCTGCTTCGTCTCCGACCTGGAGGAGCGCATCCTGCGCTGGCAACCCCGCCTGTGGCTGCACGGCCACGTGCACGACAGCTTCGACTACACCATCGGCGCCACGCGCGTCGTCGCCAATCCACGGGGCTACGCGCCCCAGGGCGTGGTGGAAAACAAGGCGTTCGCTCCCGGACTGGTCCTGGAGATCTGA
- a CDS encoding ribonuclease catalytic domain-containing protein, translating to MHALFEEAGKFMAGRILSEADTSAQVELDSGKRVKVKAANLLLKFEKPAPAELVAQAQAVAETIELDLAWEFAPEDEFGFADLARDYFSDNATLAQQAGALFRLYDAPHYFRRAGKGRFKKASAEILQQALAAIEKKKAVLAQIDEWAAALGRGECPQPIRDQLYKILFKPDKNAPEYKAVVDASRATHTAPLDLLQKAGAIDSAYQFHWKRFLFENFPKGTGFPAVTAPAIADELPLSPAQAYSIDDSQTTEIDDALSVQGLGTGTVVLGIHIAAPGLAIQPGSAIDQLGRARLSTVYMPGYKITMLPDDVVQTYTLDEGRANPAVSLYVTIDEATLEFKSSETKLERVHVVANLRHDQLDAVVTEEWLSNPAFEHQNDPQRLSDLRPQLSFLHRLAKELKARREVVRGKPENFNRPDYNFRLVGNNGAEPTGDEQVQISVRQRGAPLDLIVAEAMIVANSTWGSWMAELGVPGIYRSQASMAPGVKVRMGTKALPHAGIGVKAYSWATSPLRRYTDLVNQWQIIACARHGKTAALAAPFKPKDADLFSIISSFDGAYSAYNGYQAGMERFWTLKYVEQHGITELNATVFKEGPGGSFLVRADDIPLVFPVLGAQNLPRGARLLVKLGEVDEITLDIHGTVIERLDDPADSSDDGPVEDAEEEDDTVAGPIAIAVDVNEAEPATADNPTP from the coding sequence ATGCATGCATTGTTTGAAGAAGCCGGCAAGTTCATGGCCGGCCGTATCCTGTCCGAAGCCGACACCTCCGCCCAGGTCGAGCTCGACTCGGGCAAACGGGTCAAGGTCAAGGCCGCCAACCTCCTCCTGAAATTCGAGAAACCTGCTCCCGCCGAGCTGGTCGCCCAGGCCCAGGCCGTGGCCGAGACCATCGAGCTGGACCTGGCCTGGGAATTCGCGCCCGAGGACGAATTCGGCTTTGCCGACCTGGCGCGCGACTATTTCTCCGACAACGCCACGCTGGCCCAGCAGGCCGGTGCGCTGTTCCGCCTATACGACGCGCCCCACTATTTCCGCCGCGCGGGCAAGGGCCGGTTCAAGAAGGCATCGGCCGAGATCCTGCAGCAGGCGCTGGCGGCCATCGAGAAGAAAAAGGCCGTCCTCGCGCAGATCGACGAATGGGCCGCAGCGCTCGGGCGCGGTGAGTGCCCCCAGCCCATCCGCGACCAGCTTTACAAGATTCTGTTCAAGCCGGACAAGAACGCGCCCGAATACAAGGCCGTGGTGGACGCCAGCCGCGCCACGCACACCGCGCCGCTCGACCTGCTGCAAAAGGCCGGCGCCATCGACTCGGCCTACCAGTTCCACTGGAAGCGCTTTCTGTTCGAGAACTTCCCCAAGGGCACGGGCTTTCCGGCCGTCACGGCGCCCGCCATTGCGGACGAGCTGCCGCTGTCGCCCGCGCAGGCGTATTCCATCGACGATTCGCAGACCACCGAAATCGACGATGCGCTGTCGGTGCAGGGCCTGGGTACGGGCACCGTGGTGCTGGGCATCCACATCGCGGCGCCCGGCCTGGCGATCCAGCCGGGCAGCGCCATCGACCAGCTCGGCCGCGCGCGCCTGTCCACGGTGTACATGCCGGGCTACAAGATCACCATGCTGCCCGACGACGTGGTGCAGACCTACACGCTGGACGAGGGCCGCGCCAACCCGGCCGTGTCGCTGTACGTGACCATCGACGAGGCCACGCTGGAGTTCAAGAGCTCCGAGACCAAGCTCGAGCGCGTGCACGTGGTCGCCAACCTGCGCCACGACCAGCTCGATGCGGTGGTGACCGAAGAATGGCTGTCCAACCCGGCGTTCGAGCATCAAAACGACCCACAGCGCTTGTCCGACCTGCGCCCCCAGCTATCATTTTTGCACCGCCTGGCCAAGGAACTCAAGGCCCGCCGCGAAGTCGTGCGCGGCAAGCCCGAGAACTTCAACCGGCCGGACTACAACTTCCGCCTGGTCGGCAACAACGGGGCCGAGCCCACGGGTGATGAACAAGTGCAGATCAGCGTGCGCCAGCGCGGCGCGCCGCTCGACCTCATCGTGGCCGAGGCCATGATCGTGGCCAACAGCACCTGGGGCAGCTGGATGGCCGAGCTGGGCGTGCCCGGCATCTACCGCAGCCAGGCCAGCATGGCGCCGGGCGTGAAGGTGCGCATGGGCACCAAGGCACTGCCGCATGCGGGCATCGGCGTGAAGGCGTATTCATGGGCCACATCGCCCCTGCGCCGCTACACCGACCTGGTCAACCAGTGGCAGATCATTGCCTGCGCCCGCCACGGCAAGACCGCCGCGCTGGCCGCGCCCTTCAAGCCCAAGGACGCCGACCTGTTCTCCATCATCAGCAGCTTCGACGGCGCCTACAGCGCCTACAACGGCTACCAGGCCGGCATGGAACGCTTCTGGACGCTCAAATATGTAGAGCAGCACGGCATCACCGAACTGAACGCCACCGTCTTCAAGGAAGGCCCGGGCGGCAGCTTTTTGGTGCGGGCGGACGACATTCCGCTGGTCTTCCCGGTGCTGGGCGCGCAGAACCTGCCGCGCGGCGCGCGCCTCCTGGTGAAGCTGGGCGAGGTGGACGAGATCACCCTGGACATCCACGGCACCGTGATCGAGCGCCTGGACGACCCGGCCGATAGCAGCGACGACGGCCCGGTGGAGGACGCCGAGGAAGAAGACGACACCGTGGCGGGGCCCATCGCCATCGCCGTGGATGTGAACGAGGCCGAACCCGCCACCGCTGATAATCCCACCCCGTGA
- a CDS encoding TonB family protein, giving the protein MKLPAFLRTFSTLQLALGVSIAVHAALISVRFIDPEGFNRVFQDTPLEVILVNAKSNERPDKAQAIAQTNLAGGGDADKGRATSPLPYSALTAIGDDFEEAQRKMDAMQEQQAQLLAQLRKQLATLPEPDPRKPSQSAEQANEQEKRRQLVKLLAEIEKRINEENSRPKKRYISPATREEAYAAYYDTLRRKVEDKGTENFPEQGGRKLYGELTMIVTVNHDGRVLETEVVQGSGNTTLDRRAEAIARAAGPFGAFGTDMRKKADQIAMVARFKFTRDQTLETSVR; this is encoded by the coding sequence ATGAAACTGCCCGCCTTCCTTCGCACCTTCAGCACGCTGCAGCTGGCGCTGGGCGTGTCCATCGCCGTGCACGCCGCTCTGATCTCGGTGCGCTTCATCGACCCCGAAGGCTTCAACCGCGTGTTCCAGGACACGCCGCTCGAAGTCATCCTGGTCAACGCCAAGTCCAACGAGCGCCCCGACAAGGCCCAGGCCATCGCCCAGACCAACCTGGCGGGCGGCGGCGATGCCGACAAGGGCCGCGCCACCAGCCCCCTGCCGTATTCGGCGCTCACGGCCATTGGCGACGATTTCGAGGAAGCGCAGCGCAAGATGGATGCGATGCAGGAGCAGCAGGCGCAGCTGCTGGCCCAGCTGCGCAAGCAGCTGGCCACCCTGCCCGAGCCCGACCCGCGCAAGCCCAGCCAGAGCGCCGAGCAGGCCAACGAGCAGGAAAAGCGGCGCCAGCTCGTCAAGCTGCTGGCCGAGATCGAAAAGCGCATCAACGAAGAAAACTCGCGCCCCAAGAAGCGCTACATCAGCCCCGCCACGCGCGAGGAAGCCTACGCCGCCTACTACGACACGCTGCGCCGCAAGGTGGAAGACAAGGGCACCGAGAACTTCCCCGAACAGGGCGGGCGCAAGCTGTACGGCGAGCTCACGATGATCGTCACCGTCAACCACGACGGCCGCGTGCTGGAGACCGAGGTGGTGCAAGGCTCGGGCAACACCACACTCGACCGGCGCGCCGAGGCCATTGCCCGCGCCGCAGGGCCCTTTGGCGCCTTTGGCACCGACATGCGCAAGAAGGCCGACCAGATCGCCATGGTGGCGCGCTTCAAGTTCACGCGGGACCAAACCCTGGAAACCAGTGTTCGGTAA
- the aroE gene encoding shikimate dehydrogenase, translated as MTPSPLAPDLYCVMGNPVAHSRSPAIHARFAELTGEHIAYERRLVPRDGFAQGVRDFAAQGGRGCNVTVPFKTEAPGLATECSERVQLAGAANTLTFRADGGIYADNTDGLGLVADITRNAGISLAGRDVLLVGAGGAAAGVLGPLLRAGARHITVANRTLAKAQALVQSHSALASLQKSELLALIPQALDANFDVIINATASSLAGAEVPVPAHVLRPGCLAYDMMYGPAAQGFLDWARRHGAVPRDGLGMLVEQAAEAFLLWRGVRPPSAQVLAELQSAL; from the coding sequence ATGACACCTTCGCCTCTCGCCCCCGACCTGTACTGCGTGATGGGCAACCCGGTGGCGCACAGCCGCTCGCCCGCCATCCACGCCCGCTTCGCCGAACTGACGGGCGAGCACATCGCCTACGAGCGCCGCCTGGTGCCCAGGGATGGTTTTGCGCAGGGCGTGCGCGACTTCGCGGCCCAGGGCGGGCGCGGCTGCAATGTCACCGTGCCTTTCAAGACCGAGGCGCCCGGTCTCGCCACCGAATGCAGCGAACGCGTGCAACTGGCCGGTGCGGCCAACACCCTGACCTTCCGCGCCGACGGCGGCATCTATGCCGACAACACCGACGGCCTGGGCCTGGTGGCCGACATCACGCGCAACGCGGGCATCTCGCTGGCGGGGCGCGATGTGCTGCTGGTGGGCGCCGGTGGCGCCGCTGCGGGCGTGCTGGGCCCGCTGCTGCGGGCCGGTGCGCGCCACATCACCGTGGCCAACCGCACGCTGGCCAAGGCACAGGCCCTGGTGCAATCGCACAGCGCGCTCGCATCGCTACAAAAATCGGAGCTGCTAGCGCTTATCCCACAAGCGCTAGATGCCAATTTTGATGTCATCATCAATGCCACGGCCAGCAGCCTTGCCGGTGCCGAGGTGCCGGTGCCCGCCCACGTGCTGCGCCCGGGCTGCCTGGCCTACGACATGATGTACGGCCCCGCAGCGCAGGGTTTTCTGGACTGGGCCCGGCGCCACGGCGCCGTGCCGCGCGACGGCCTGGGCATGCTGGTGGAGCAGGCCGCCGAAGCGTTCCTGCTGTGGCGCGGCGTGCGCCCGCCCTCGGCGCAGGTGCTGGCCGAACTCCAATCCGCCCTCTGA
- the mtgA gene encoding monofunctional biosynthetic peptidoglycan transglycosylase yields the protein MKAVLRWLGLVVLAFVALQLFFVVRIAAMVAIDPESTSFQRSEAWAQLSSTGQVRWRQQWVPYASISDSLKRAVIASEDDGFVSHDGVDWTAIEKAWERNAKAEAQASKAQARAPDRPVRAPKIRGGSTITQQLAKNLLLSGERTLLRKGQEFVLTLLLEQLLSKQRILEIYLNSVEWGEGVFGAEAAAQHYFRKSASKLTAGEAARLAVMLPAPKRFEKTPGSAYLAGRSRTILARMGSAELP from the coding sequence ATGAAAGCCGTGCTGCGCTGGCTGGGACTGGTGGTGCTCGCCTTCGTGGCGCTGCAGCTGTTCTTCGTGGTCCGCATCGCGGCCATGGTGGCCATCGACCCGGAATCCACCAGCTTCCAGCGCTCCGAGGCCTGGGCGCAGCTGTCCAGCACGGGCCAGGTGCGCTGGCGCCAGCAATGGGTGCCCTACGCGAGCATCTCGGACTCGCTCAAGCGCGCCGTGATCGCGTCGGAAGACGATGGCTTCGTGAGCCACGACGGCGTGGACTGGACGGCCATCGAGAAGGCCTGGGAGCGCAACGCCAAGGCCGAGGCCCAGGCCAGCAAGGCGCAGGCCCGCGCCCCCGACCGCCCCGTGCGCGCCCCGAAGATCCGGGGCGGCTCGACCATCACGCAGCAACTGGCCAAGAACCTGCTGCTCTCGGGCGAGCGCACGCTGCTGCGCAAGGGGCAGGAGTTCGTGCTGACGCTGCTGCTGGAGCAACTGCTCTCCAAGCAGCGCATCCTGGAGATCTACCTCAACAGCGTGGAGTGGGGCGAAGGCGTGTTCGGCGCCGAGGCGGCCGCGCAGCACTACTTTCGCAAGAGCGCCAGCAAACTCACCGCCGGCGAGGCCGCGCGCCTGGCGGTGATGCTCCCGGCCCCCAAGCGCTTCGAGAAAACACCCGGGTCCGCGTATCTGGCGGGCCGGTCGCGGACGATTCTGGCGCGCATGGGCAGCGCGGAGCTGCCGTGA
- a CDS encoding cytochrome P450: MNTTTTTPAATAPIPPATAQAARPGGPARRWWGLPLLRDMRADYLGFVVRLQRRHGDLTRMRLVHEDAWDLMSPELVREALVTHADQLIRWERGIAVFEQVFGQSVLVTEGDTWQRQRRMLMPAFSPRRVAGYAQLMTDAARSALDAAVPAGQAEALVPMDTLWTGVAMDVILRTLFSESAKADARDAAWATQTLSETAFREMFMPFTLPDWLPLPGKSAKRRALKALRGLVQRHIDARRREEGGPAGAPPRTDLLHMLLALRDESTGEPLSPQEVFDQCMVSFQAGHETSATTLLWWSRLMAEHPEAAQRAQAEVDSVLPPGQTPGPEHLARLPFLAATLKEALRLYPPIAALMTRRTTAPITLGGLAVPQGAMLRITPWVLHRDERWFAQADRFVPERFLDDAPAIPKGAWIPFGVGPRVCIGQHFAMLEMTLLAAMLLQRYQLRLPGGAPACAPRLHVTLRPDGPVMVRLARRR, encoded by the coding sequence ATGAACACCACGACCACCACTCCCGCCGCGACCGCTCCGATACCCCCCGCCACCGCCCAGGCCGCACGGCCTGGCGGCCCTGCCCGCCGCTGGTGGGGGCTGCCCCTGCTGCGCGACATGCGCGCCGACTACCTGGGCTTTGTCGTGCGGCTGCAGCGCCGCCATGGCGACCTCACCCGCATGCGCCTGGTTCATGAGGATGCATGGGACCTCATGTCGCCCGAGCTGGTGCGCGAGGCGCTGGTCACCCATGCCGACCAGCTGATCCGCTGGGAGCGCGGCATTGCCGTGTTCGAGCAGGTGTTCGGCCAGAGCGTGCTGGTCACCGAGGGCGACACCTGGCAGCGCCAGCGCCGCATGCTGATGCCCGCGTTCAGCCCCAGGCGCGTGGCGGGCTATGCGCAACTGATGACCGATGCCGCCCGCAGCGCGCTCGATGCCGCCGTGCCCGCCGGCCAGGCCGAGGCGCTGGTGCCCATGGACACACTGTGGACCGGCGTGGCGATGGACGTGATCCTGCGCACGCTGTTCAGCGAGTCGGCAAAGGCCGATGCGCGCGACGCCGCCTGGGCCACGCAGACGCTGTCGGAGACGGCGTTCCGCGAAATGTTCATGCCCTTCACGCTGCCCGACTGGCTGCCCCTGCCCGGCAAGTCCGCCAAGCGGCGCGCGCTCAAGGCGCTCCGGGGGCTGGTGCAGCGCCACATCGATGCGCGCAGGCGGGAAGAGGGCGGCCCGGCGGGCGCTCCGCCGCGCACCGACCTGCTGCACATGCTGCTGGCGCTGCGCGACGAATCCACGGGCGAGCCGCTGTCGCCGCAGGAGGTCTTCGACCAGTGCATGGTCAGCTTCCAGGCCGGGCACGAAACCAGCGCCACCACGCTGCTGTGGTGGAGCCGCCTGATGGCCGAACACCCCGAGGCCGCGCAGCGCGCGCAGGCCGAGGTGGACAGCGTGCTGCCCCCGGGCCAGACGCCCGGCCCCGAGCATCTGGCCCGGCTGCCCTTTCTGGCCGCCACGCTCAAGGAGGCGCTGCGCCTGTACCCGCCGATTGCCGCGCTGATGACCCGGCGCACCACCGCGCCCATCACGCTGGGGGGCTTGGCCGTGCCCCAGGGCGCGATGCTGCGCATCACGCCTTGGGTGCTGCACCGGGATGAACGCTGGTTTGCCCAGGCCGACCGGTTCGTGCCCGAGCGTTTTCTGGACGATGCCCCGGCCATCCCCAAGGGTGCATGGATACCGTTCGGCGTGGGCCCGCGCGTGTGCATTGGCCAGCACTTCGCGATGCTGGAGATGACGCTGCTCGCGGCCATGCTGCTGCAGCGCTATCAGCTGCGGTTGCCGGGTGGGGCGCCCGCGTGCGCGCCGAGGCTGCACGTGACCTTGCGGCCTGACGGGCCGGTGATGGTGCGGCTGGCGCGGCGGCGCTAG
- a CDS encoding helix-turn-helix domain-containing protein codes for MATLVPPSARHPQGLIPSGQLWLPRASLSACLRGAMVRSTLGYALRDEQRINRFPATPLCSLSWWFEGRSECLVPERPDTMPGLHSPREAYPGRWVLTGPHTRPSTSYCAHPTHAMMVMFMPDALHQLIGLEPETLTDRMVDAQTVLPSDWIAMCEAVQHQPDDAARMACLEAFLEPRWQACRPAQALQAQRYGDWAMHLAQRAAVSAPGRSLRQLERRIKRWAGLPLRELRGFGKAEQAFFDTIAAEAVHGTVKWADVAAGAGFSDQSHLCRVTRRVTGYAPQALYDGIYGDEAFWAYRIWV; via the coding sequence ATGGCAACCCTGGTCCCACCTTCCGCACGGCATCCACAGGGGCTGATCCCCTCGGGCCAGCTGTGGCTGCCGCGCGCCAGCCTGTCGGCCTGCCTGCGCGGTGCCATGGTGCGCAGCACGCTGGGCTACGCGCTCCGTGACGAGCAACGCATCAACCGCTTTCCGGCCACGCCCCTGTGCAGTCTGAGCTGGTGGTTTGAGGGTCGCAGCGAATGCCTGGTGCCCGAGCGCCCCGACACCATGCCCGGCCTGCACAGCCCGCGCGAGGCCTACCCCGGTCGCTGGGTGCTGACGGGCCCGCACACTCGGCCCAGCACCAGCTATTGCGCCCATCCCACCCACGCCATGATGGTGATGTTCATGCCCGATGCGCTGCACCAGCTCATCGGCCTGGAGCCCGAGACGCTGACCGACCGCATGGTGGACGCGCAAACCGTGCTGCCGTCCGACTGGATCGCGATGTGCGAAGCCGTGCAGCACCAGCCCGACGACGCGGCCCGCATGGCGTGCCTGGAAGCATTTCTGGAGCCCCGCTGGCAAGCCTGCCGCCCCGCCCAAGCGCTGCAGGCGCAGCGCTATGGCGACTGGGCCATGCACCTCGCGCAACGCGCCGCCGTGTCCGCCCCAGGCCGCAGCCTGCGCCAGCTGGAGCGCCGCATCAAGCGCTGGGCAGGGCTGCCGCTGCGCGAGCTGCGCGGCTTCGGCAAGGCCGAGCAGGCGTTCTTCGACACCATCGCGGCCGAGGCTGTCCACGGCACGGTGAAATGGGCCGATGTGGCGGCGGGCGCAGGTTTCTCGGACCAGTCGCACCTGTGCCGCGTCACCCGGCGCGTCACCGGCTACGCACCGCAGGCACTGTATGACGGCATCTACGGCGACGAAGCGTTCTGGGCGTACCGCATCTGGGTGTAG
- a CDS encoding 1-acyl-sn-glycerol-3-phosphate acyltransferase has product MLAKLMSLFLLGIVRFLTGSQARWYGCPPKAEQRIYFANHQSHADMVLIWAALPEELRSITRPIAAKDYWTKTPLRQWITTAVFNAVYVDRQATPARPTAAVAAEPGGAPAAPADADTAMAGGPDPSPEAPPRPPSPEALRAALPESDPLAPLVRALESGDSIVIFPEGTRGHGDEPQPFKSGLFKLAQMFPQVVLVPAWINNVQRVMPKGEVVPVPILCSVTFGAPVQLEAGEERRPFLDRARRAVIALREV; this is encoded by the coding sequence ATGCTTGCCAAGTTGATGAGTCTTTTTCTGCTGGGGATCGTGCGGTTTCTCACCGGCTCCCAGGCCCGCTGGTATGGCTGCCCGCCCAAGGCCGAACAGCGTATCTACTTCGCCAACCACCAGAGCCATGCCGACATGGTGCTGATCTGGGCCGCGCTGCCCGAGGAGCTGCGCAGCATCACCCGCCCCATCGCGGCCAAGGACTACTGGACCAAGACGCCCTTGCGGCAATGGATCACCACGGCCGTGTTCAACGCCGTCTATGTGGACCGGCAGGCCACGCCCGCGCGGCCGACCGCGGCTGTGGCGGCGGAGCCCGGGGGCGCGCCCGCGGCCCCGGCCGATGCCGACACCGCCATGGCCGGCGGCCCCGACCCCTCGCCCGAAGCCCCGCCCCGCCCGCCCAGCCCCGAGGCGCTGCGCGCCGCGCTGCCCGAGTCGGACCCGCTGGCGCCGCTGGTGCGCGCGCTGGAGAGCGGCGACTCCATCGTGATCTTCCCCGAGGGCACGCGCGGCCATGGCGACGAGCCGCAGCCGTTCAAGTCGGGCCTGTTCAAGCTGGCGCAGATGTTCCCGCAGGTGGTGCTGGTGCCCGCCTGGATCAACAACGTGCAGCGCGTGATGCCCAAGGGCGAAGTGGTGCCCGTGCCCATCCTGTGTTCCGTGACCTTTGGCGCACCCGTCCAGCTCGAAGCGGGTGAAGAACGCCGTCCGTTCCTGGACCGCGCACGCCGCGCCGTGATCGCGCTGCGGGAAGTCTGA